Proteins from one Astatotilapia calliptera chromosome 8, fAstCal1.2, whole genome shotgun sequence genomic window:
- the LOC113028518 gene encoding protein kinase C and casein kinase substrate in neurons 2 protein, whose product MASLPKEPPEDARKQSFWMPGNYVRTVHRTERSFQACNDIVACFMERAKVEKQYAQQLSQWSSKWKSIVDSRPLYGSLMRAWQCFFTSTERLSALHSSISQSLTSEEGVRVKTWQKETFPKKIFCGFRESYDTNTSFSRAQKPWSKKLMKLEKVRVAYHKVCQREQAALEKEKQANENSEMSQEKKQKMTEAREKATEEKEMARDKYEKILEDVSTYTPRYMEEMEAIFEESQEEERKRISFLKQVFLSIHRHLDVTNNESVKAVYSELHQTLMAIDEQDDLKWWKNNHGPGMPTDWPKIEEWVPPVKKLKRKKRDQKGKESRPVMIGGVKVRALYDYVGEEGDELSFKAGEVFLKVEEEDDQGWCRGALSGGKEGFYPANYVEVAE is encoded by the exons ATGGCAAGCCTTCCCAAAGAGCCTCCCGAGGATGCCAGGAAACAGAGTTTCTGGATG CCAGGGAATTATGTACGCACAGTGCATCGAACTGAACGGTCCTTCCAGGCATGCAACGACATAGTGGCCTGCTTCATGGAGAGAGCAAAGGTAGAAAAACAGTACGCCCAGCAGCTCAGCCAGTGGAGCAGCAAGTGGAAGTCCATAGTGGATTCTC GGCCACTTTATGGCTCCCTCATGAGAGCATGGCAGTGTTTCTTCACCTCCACTGAGCGTTTGTCCGCGCTCCATTCTTCCATTTCGCAGTCGCTAACTTCAGAGGAGGGAGTCCGGGTGAAGACCTGGCAAAAGGAGACCTTTCCAAAGAAAATCTTCTGCGGGTTCAGGGAGAGCTACGACACCAATACGAGTTTTTCACGTGCGCAGAAACCCTGGTCCAAGAAGCTTATGAAG CTGGAGAAGGTTCGAGTTGCATACCACAAGGTCTGTCAGAGGGAGCAAGCAGCTctggagaaagaaaagcaagcaaACGAAAACTCTGAGATGAGCcaagagaaaaagcagaagatGACTGAGGCCAGAGAGAAGGCCACGGAGGAGAAGGAAATG GCTAGAGATAAATATGAGAAAATCCTGGAGGACGTGTCGACCTACACACCTCGATATATGGAGGAGATGGAAGCCATTTTTGAAGAGTcgcaggaagaggagaggaagaggatcaGCTTTCTCAAGCAAGTCTTCCTGTCCATCCATAGACACTTGGATGTCACCAACAATGAAAG TGTCAAGGCAGTTTACAGTGAGCTCCACCAAACTTTAATGGCCATTGATGAGCAAGATGATCTCAAATGGTGGAAGAACAATCACGGTCCAGGCATGCCCACCGACTGGCCAAAGATTGAG GAATGGGTCCCACCAGTAAAAAAGCTCAAGCGAAAGAAGAGAGaccaaaaaggaaaggaaagccGACC TGTGATGATTGGGGGTGTGAAGGTGCGAGCTTTGTACGACTACGTGGGAGAGGAGGGTGATGAGCTGTCCTTTAAAGCAG GTGAGGTATTCCTGAAGGTCGAGGAAGAGGACGATCAAGGCTGGTGCCGAGGAGCACTGAGCGGTGGGAAGGAGGGGTTCTACCCAGCTAATTATGTTGAAGTTGCAGAGTGA